The following are encoded together in the Equus quagga isolate Etosha38 chromosome 1, UCLA_HA_Equagga_1.0, whole genome shotgun sequence genome:
- the ALAS1 gene encoding 5-aminolevulinate synthase, non-specific, mitochondrial — protein sequence METVVRRCPFLSRVPQAFLQKAGKSLFFYAQNCPKMMEVGAKPAPRAVSTSSLCCQQVTETPPASEKDKTAKAETQQAPDGSQQTPDGTQLPSEHPSLTTSQGTASKCPFLAAQMSQRGSSVFRKASLELQEDVQEMHAVRKEVAQTSANPSVISMKTDGGEPSGLLKNFQDIMQKQRPERVSHLLQDNLPKSVSTFQYDRFFEKKIDEKKNDHTYRVFKTVNRRAHIFPMADDYSDSLITKKQVSVWCSNDYLGMSRHPRVCGAVMDTLKQHGAGAGGTRNISGTSKFHVDLEQELADLHGKDAALLFSSCFVANDSTLFTLAKMMPGCEIYSDSGNHASMIQGIRNSRVPKYIFRHNDVSHLRELLQRSDPSVPKIVAFETVHSMDGAVCPLEELCDVAHEFGAITFVDEVHAVGLYGARGGGIGDRDGVMPKMDIISGTLGKAFGCVGGYIASTSSLIDTVRSYAAGFIFTTSLPPMLLAGALESVRILKSAEGRALRRQHQRNVKLMRQMLMDAGLPVVHCPSHIIPVRVADAAKNTEVCDELMSRHNIYVQAINYPTVPRGEELLRIAPTPHHTPQMMNYFLENLLATWKRVGLELKPHSSAECNFCRRPLHFEVMSEREKSYFSGMSKLVSAQA from the exons ATGGAGACTGTCGTTCGCCGCTGCCCGTTCTTATCCCGCGTGCCTCAGGCCTTTTTGCAGAAGGCAGGCAAATCTCTGTTCTTCTATGCCCAAAACTGTCCTAAGATGATGGAAGTTGGGGCCAAACCAGCCCCTCGGGCCGTGTCCACTTCAAGTCTGTGCTGCCAGCAGGTCACAGAAACCCCTCCGGCCAGTGAGA AGGACAAAACTGCCAAAGCAGAGACTCAGCAGGCTCCTGATGGATCCCAGCAGACTCCAGATGGCACACAGCTTCCGTCTGAACACCCCTCCCTTACTACGAGCCAGGGCACTGCGAGCAAATGCCCTTTCCTGGCCGCCCAGATGAGCCAGAGGGGCAGCAGTGTCTTCCGCAAAGCTAGCCTAGAGCTTCAGGAGGATGTGCAGGAAATGCACGCCGTGAGGAAAG AGGTTGCTCAAACCTCGGCGAACCCCAGTGTGATTAGCATGAAGACTGATGGAGGGGAGCCAAGTGGATTGCTAAAGAACTTCCAGGATATCATGCAAAAGCAGAGACCAGAAAGAGTGTCCCATCTTCTTCAAGATAACTTGCCAAAAT ctgtttccacttttcagTATGATcgtttctttgagaagaaaattgatgagaaaaaaaatgaccataCCTATCGAGTTTTTAAAACTGTGAACCGGAGGGCGCACATCTTCCCCATGGCAGATGACTATTCAGACTCTCTCATCACCAAAAAGCAGGTGTCGGTCTGGTGTAGCAATGACTACCTAGGAATGAGTCGCCACCCACGGGTGTGTGGGGCAGTCAT ggaCACCTTAAAACAACATGGTGCTGGAGCAGGTGGTACTAGAAATATCTCTGGGACCAGTAAGTTCCACGTGGACCTGGAGCAGGAGCTGGCGGACCTCCATGGGAAAGATGCAGCACTCCTGTTTTCCTCATGCTTTGTGGCCAACGACTCGACCCTCTTCACTCTGGCCAAGATGATGCCAG GCTGTGAGATTTACTCCGATTCTGGGAACCATGCCTCCATGATCCAGGGGATTCGGAATAGCCGTGTGCCAAAGTACATCTTCCGCCACAATGATGTCAGCCACCTCAGAGAGCTGCTGCAGAGGTCTGACCCCTCGGTCCCCAAGATTGTTGCATTTGAAACTGTTCACTCAATGGATG GGGCAGTGTGCCCACTGGAAGAGCTGTGCGATGTGGCCCATGAGTTTGGAGCAATCACTTTCGTGGATGAGGTCCATGCAGTGGGACTATATGGAGCTCGAGGCGGAGGGATTGGCGATCGAGATGGAGTTATGCCCAAAATGGACATCATTTCTGGAACACTTG GCAAAGCCTTTGGCTGTGTTGGAGGGTACATTGCCAGCACGAGTTCCCTGATCGACACTGTACGGTCCTATGCGGCTGGCTTCATCTTCACCACCTCCCTGCCGCCCATGCTGCTGGCCGGAGCCCTGGAGTCTGTGCGGATCCTGAAGAGCGCCGAGGGCCGGGCGCTTCGCCGCCAGCACCAGCGCAATGTCAAGCTCATGAGGCAGATGCTGATGGACGCCGGCCTCCCAGTCGTCCACTGCCCCAGTCACATCATCCCTGTCCGG GTTGCAGATGCTGCTAAAAACACGGAAGTCTGTGATGAACTCATGAGCAGACATAACATCTATGTCCAAGCAATCAATTACCCCACGGTGCCCCGGGGAGAGGAGCTCCTTCGGAttgcccccacccctcaccacaCGCCGCAGATGATGAACTACTTCCTTG AGAATCTGCTGGCCACATGGAAGCGAGTCGGGCTGGAACTCAAGCCACATTCTTCAGCTGAGTGCAACTTCTGCAGGAGGCCACTGCATTTTGAAGTGATGAGTGAACGAGAGAAATCGTACTTCTCTGGCATGAGCAAGTTGGTCTCTGCTCAGGCCTGA
- the TLR9 gene encoding toll-like receptor 9: protein MPCWRHLQPGCCRVKGLRAQSILLCSCCPVCQLDPLDHLPLPVMGPCHGALQPLSLLVQAAMLAVALAQGTLPPFLPCELQPHGLVNCNWLFLKSVPHFSAAAPRDNVTSLSLLSNRIHHLHDSDFAQLSNLQKLNLKWNCPPAGLSPMHFPCHMTIEPNTFLAVPTLEELNLSYNGITTVPALPSSLVSLILSRTNILQLDPTSLTGLHALRFLYMDGNCYYKNPCGRALEVAPGALLGLGNLTHLSLKYNNLTTVPRSLPPSLEYLLLSYNHIVTLAPEDLANLTALRVLDVGGNCRRCDHARNPCVECPHKFPQLHSDTFSHLSRLEGLVLKDSSLYQLNPRWFRGLGNLTVLDLSENFLYDCITKTKAFQGLAQLRRLNLSFNYHKKVSFAHLTLAPSFGSLLSLQELDMHGIFFRSLSQKTLQPLARLPMLQRLYLQMNFINQAQLGVFKDFPGLRYVDLSDNRISGAVEPVATTGEVDGGKKVWLTSRDLTPGPLDTPSSEDFMPSCKNLSFTLDLSRNNLVTVQPEMFAQLSRLQCLRLSHNSISQAVNGSQFVPLTSLQVLDLSHNKLDLYHGRSFTELPRLEALDLSYNSQPFSMRGVGHNLSFVAQLPTLRYLSLAHNGIHSRVSQQLCSTSLWALDFSGNSLSQMWAEGDLYLRFFQGLRSLIRLDLSQNRLHTLLPCTLGNLPKSLQLLRLRNNYLAFFNWSSLTLLPNLETLDLAGNQLKALSNGSLPSGTQLQRLDVSRNSIIFVVPGFFALATRLRELNLSANALRTVEPSWFGFLAGSLEVLDVSANPLHCACGAAFVDFLLQVQAAVPGLPSRVKCGSPGQLQGRSIFAQDLRLCLDESLSWDCFGLSLLVVALGLAMPMLHHLCGWDLWYCFHLGLAWLPRRGWRRGADALSYDAFVVFDKAQSAVADWVYNELRVRLEERRGRRALRLCLEERDWLPGKTLFENLWASVYSSRKMLFVLAHTDQVSGLLRASFLLAQQRLLEDRKDVVVLVILRPDARRSRYVRLRQRLCRQSVLFWPQQPSGQRSFWAQLGMALTRDNRHFYNQNFCRGPTMAE, encoded by the exons atgcCGTGCTGGAGGCATCTGCAGCCTGG CTGTTGCCGCGTGAAGGGACTGCGAGCACAAAGCATCCTCCTCTGCAGCTGCTGCCCAGTGTGCCAGCTGGACCCTCTGGATCATCTCCCACTCCCTGTCATG GGCCCTTGCCATGGTGCCCTGCAGCCCCTGTCTCTCCTGGTGCAGGCGGCCATGCTGGCCGTGGCTCTGGCCCAAGGcaccctgcctcccttcctgccctgtgAGCTCCAGCCCCACGGCCTGGTGAACTGCAACTGGCTGTTCCTGAAGTCCGTGCCCCACTTCTCGGCAGCAGCGCCCCGGGACAATGTCACCAGCCTTTCCTTGCTCTCCAACCGCATCCACCACCTCCACGACTCCGACTTTGCCCAACTGTCCAACCTGCAGAAACTCAACCTCAAATGGAACTGCCCGCCAGCCGGCCTCAGCCCCATGCATTTCCCCTGCCACATGACCATCGAGCCCAACACTTTCCTGGCTGTACCCACCCTGGAGGAGCTGAACCTGAGCTACAACGGCATCACGACtgtgcctgccctgcccagctccctcGTGTCCCTGATCCTGAGCCGCACCAACATCCTGCAGCTAGACCCCACCAGCCTCACGGGCCTGCATGCCCTACGCTTCCTATACATGGATGGCAACTGCTACTACAAGAACCCCTGCGGGCGGGCCCTGGAGGTGGCCCCAGGCGCCCTCCTTGGCCTGGGCAACCTCACCCACCTGTCACTCAAGTACAACAACCTCACAACGGTGCCCCGCAGCCTGCCCCCTAGCCTGGAGTACCTGCTGTTGTCCTACAACCACATTGTCACCCTGGCACCTGAGGACCTGGCCAATCTGACTGCCCTGCGTGTGCTTGATGTGGGTGGAAACTGCCGCCGCTGTGACCATGCACGCAACCCCTGCGTGGAGTGCCCACATAAATTCCCCCAGCTGCACTCCGACACCTTCAGCCACCTAAGCCGCCTCGAAGGCCTCGTGTTGAAGGATAGTTCTCTCTACCAGCTGAACCCCAGATGGTTCCGTGGCCTGGGCAACCTCACAGTGCTCGACCTGAGTGAGAACTTCCTCTACGACTGCATCACCAAAACCAAGGCattccagggcctggcccagctgCGAAGACTCAACTTGTCCTTCAATTACCATAAGAAGGTGTCCTTCGCCCACCTGACGCTGGCACCCTCCTTCGGGAGCCTGCTCTCCCTGCAGGAACTGGACATGCATGGCATCTTCTTCCGCTCACTCAGCCAGAAGACGCTCCAGCCACTGGCCCGCCTGCCCATGCTCCAGCGTCTGTATCTGCAGATGAACTTCATCAACCAGGCCCAGCTCGGCGTCTTCAAGGACTTCCCCGGTCTGCGCTACGTAGACCTGTCAGACAACCGCATCAGTGGAGCTGTGGAGCCGGTGGCCACCACAGGGGAGGTGGATGGTGGGAAGAAGGTCTGGCTGACATCCAGGGACCTCACTCCAGGCCCACTGGACACCCCCAGCTCTGAGGACTTCATGCCAAGCTGCAAGAACCTCAGCTTCACCTTGGACCTGTCACGGAACAACCTGGTAACAGTCCAGCCAGAGATGTTTGCCCAGCTCTCGCGCCTCCAGTGCCTGCGCCTGAGCCACAACAGCATCTCGCAGGCGGTCAATGGCTCACAGTTCGTGCCACTGACCAGCCTGCAGGTGCTGGACTTGTCCCATAACAAACTGGACCTGTACCATGGGCGCTCGTTTACGGAGCTGCCGCGACTGGAGGCCCTGGACCTCAGCTACAACAGCCAGCCCTTCAGCATGCGGGGTGTGGGCCACAACCTCAGCTTTGTGGCCCAGCTGCCCACCCTGCGCTACCTCAGCCTGGCACACAACGGCATCCACAGCCGTGTGTCCCAGCAGCTCTGCAGCACCTCGCTGTGGGCCCTGGACTTCAGCGGCAATTCCCTGAGCCAGATGTGGGCTGAGGGAGACCTCTATCTCCGCTTCTTCCAAGGCCTGAGAAGCCTGATCCGGCTAGACCTGTCCCAGAATCGTCTGCATACCCTCCTGCCATGCACCCTGGGTAACCTCCCCAAGAGCTTGCAGCTGCTGCGTCTCCGTAACAATTACCTGGCCTTCTTCAATTGGAGCAGCCTGACCCTCCTGCCCAACCTGGAAACCCTGGACCTGGCAGGAAACCAGCTGAAGGCTCTGAGCAATGGCAGCCTGCCTTCTGGCACCCAGCTCCAGAGGCTGGACGTCAGCAGGAACAGCATCATCTTCGTGGTCCCTGGCTTCTTTGCTCTGGCCACGAGGCTGCGAGAGCTCAACCTCAGTGCCAACGCCCTCAGGACAGTGGAGCCCTCCTGGTTTGGTTTCCTAGCAGGCTCCCTTGAAGTCCTAGATGTGAGCGCCAACCCTCTGCACTGCGCCTGTGGGGCAGCCTTTGTGGACTTCCTGCTGCAGGTGCAGGCTGCCGTGCCTGGTCTGCCCAGCCGCGTCAAGTGTGGCAGTCCGGGCCAGCTCCAGGGCCGCAGCATCTTCGCACAAGACCTGCGCCTCTGCCTGGACGAGTCCCTCTCCTGGGACTGTTTTGGTCTCTCATTGCTGGTTgtggccctgggcctggccaTGCCTATGTTGCACCACCTCTGCGGCTGGGACCTCTGGTACTGCTTCcacctgggcctggcctggctgccccGGCGGGGGTGGCGGCGGGGCGCGGATGCCCTGAGCTATGATGCCTTTGTGGTCTTCGACAAGGCACAGAGCGCAGTGGCCGACTGGGTGTACAATGAACTGCGGGTGCGGCTAGAGGAGCGCCGTGGGCGCCGGGCGCTCCGCCTGTGTCTGGAGGAGCGTGACTGGCTACCTGGCAAGACGCTGTTCGAAAACCTGTGGGCCTCAGTCTACAGCAGCCGCAAGATGCTGTTTGTGCTGGCCCACACGGACCAGGTCAGTGGCCTCTTGCGTGCCAGCTTCCTGCTGGCCCAGCAGCGTCTGCTGGAGGACCGCAAGGACGTTGTGGTGCTGGTAATCCTGCGTCCTGACGCCCGCCGCTCCCGTTACGTGCGGCTGCGCCAGCGCCTCTGCCGCCAGAGTGTCCTCTTCTGGCCCCAACAGCCTAGTGGTCAGCGCAGCTTCTGGGCCCAGCTAGGCATGGCCCTGACCAGGGACAACCGCCACTTCTATAACCAGAACTTCTGCCGGGGCCCGACGATGGCTGAGTAG
- the TWF2 gene encoding twinfilin-2: MAHQTGIHATEELKEFFAKARAGSIRLIKVVIEDEQLVLGASRELAGCWDQDYDRAVLPLLDAQQPCYLLYRLDSQNAQGFEWLFLAWSPDNSPVRLKMLYAATRATVKKEFGGGHIKDELFGTVKDDLSFAGYQKHLSSCAAPAPLTSAERELQQIRINEVKTEISVESKHQTLQGLAFPLQPEAQRALQQLKQKMINYIQLKLDLERETIELVHTEPTDVVQLPSRVPRDAARYHFFLYKHTHEGDPLESVVFIYSMPGYKCSIKERMLYSSCKSRLLDSVEQDFQLEISKKIEIGDGAELTAEFLYDEVHPKQHAFKQAFAKPKGPGGKRGHKRLIRGPGENGDDS, from the exons ATGGCGCACCAGACGGGCATCCACG CCACTGAGGAGCTGAAGGAATTCTTTGCCAAGGCACGGGCTGGCTCTATCCGGCTCATCAAAGTCGTCATTGAGGACG AGCAGCTTGTGCTGGGTGCCTCACGGGAGCTGGCGGGCTGCTGGGACCAGGACTATGACAGGGCTGTGCTGCCGCTGCTGGATGCCCAGCAGCCCTGCTACCTGCTCTACCGCCTGGACTCGCAGAACGCCCAGGGCTTCGAGTGGCTCTTCCTCGCCTGGTCACCTGATAATTCCCCT GTGCGACTGAAGATGCTGTATGCAGCCACACGAGCCACAGTGAAGAAGGAGTTTGGGGGCGGCCACATCAAGGATGAGCTCTTTGGGACTGTGAAG GATGACCTCTCCTTTGCTGGGTACCAGAAGCACCTGTCGTCCTGTGCGGCACCTGCCCCGCTGACCTCGGCCGAGAGAGAGCTTCAGCAGATCCGTATTAATGAG GTAAAGACAGAGATCAGTGTGGAGAGCAAGCACCAGACCCTACAGGGCCTCGCCTTCCCACTGCAGCCTGAGGCCCAGCGGGCACTTCAGCAGCTCAAGCAGAAGATGATCAACTACATCCAGCTG AAGCTGGACCTGGAACGGGAGACAATCGAGCTGGTGCACACAGAGCCCACGGATGTGGTCCAGCTGCCCTCGCGGGTGCCCCGAGATGCTGCCCGCTACCACTTCTTCCTCTACAAGCATACCCATGAGGGTGACCCCCTCGAGTCTGTGG tGTTCATCTACTCAATGCCGGGGTACAAGTGCAGCATCAAAGAGCGCATGCTCTACTCCAGCTGCAAGAGCCGCCTCCTCGACTCTGTGGAGCAGGACTTCCAGCTGGAGATCTCCAAGAAG ATTGAGATTGGCGACGGGGCAGAGCTGACGGCCGAGTTCCTCTATGACGAAGTGCACCCCAAGCAACATGCCTTCAAGCAGGCCTTCGCCAAGCCCAAGGGCCCAGGGGGCAAGCGGGGCCACAAGCGCCTCATCCGTGGCCCCGGCGAGAATGGGGATGACAGCTAG